A single Nocardioides bizhenqiangii DNA region contains:
- a CDS encoding sensor histidine kinase has translation MRVPWAKVDPVDVVLALAVTLALQVEILVPELLGADPIGSGRGWLAVSSLLVTVPLAFRRTAPWTVATVALGTVVAQSRLGTLSDGLGNLLAMLVVAYSLGRYAPRPAGYSGAALVAGASFGIGEDLADNLFVMVVLGSAWAAGVVVGRRTDDLGSLELRRLAATRAGAEEERLRIARELHDVVAHRVSMIVVQSQLADTLLERDPAGARVAIGAVEDAGREALVELRSILGLLHEEPPASRSPRHTDLGRLGDLVDEVRAGGLPAGFTIDGEPRPVPPAVSLASFRIVQESLTNVVKHAGAAPTRVHLAYLLGAVEVCVENNGPTVPEPQPGHGLAGMRERAAFVGGSLEAGPVPEGGFRVRAVLPTPELTA, from the coding sequence ATGCGCGTGCCCTGGGCCAAGGTCGACCCGGTCGACGTGGTCCTCGCCCTGGCCGTCACGCTCGCCCTCCAGGTCGAGATCCTCGTGCCTGAGCTGCTCGGCGCGGACCCGATCGGGTCGGGGCGAGGCTGGCTTGCGGTCTCGAGCCTGTTGGTCACCGTGCCGCTGGCGTTCCGCCGTACCGCGCCGTGGACCGTTGCCACGGTCGCGCTCGGCACCGTGGTGGCCCAGAGCAGGCTCGGGACCCTCTCGGACGGTCTCGGCAACCTGCTGGCGATGCTGGTGGTGGCTTATTCGCTGGGTCGCTACGCGCCGCGACCGGCCGGGTACTCCGGCGCCGCGCTCGTGGCCGGCGCGAGCTTCGGGATCGGCGAAGACCTCGCGGACAACCTGTTCGTGATGGTCGTGCTCGGCTCGGCATGGGCGGCCGGCGTCGTGGTGGGGCGCCGCACGGACGACCTCGGATCGCTCGAGCTGCGTCGACTCGCGGCGACGCGTGCCGGTGCCGAGGAGGAGCGGCTCCGGATCGCCCGCGAGCTCCACGACGTCGTGGCGCACCGGGTGTCGATGATCGTCGTGCAGAGTCAGCTTGCCGACACGTTGCTCGAGCGGGACCCTGCCGGGGCCCGCGTCGCCATCGGCGCTGTGGAGGATGCCGGACGGGAGGCTCTCGTGGAGCTGCGGTCGATACTCGGCCTGTTGCACGAGGAGCCGCCGGCGTCCCGCTCACCGCGCCACACGGACCTGGGCCGCCTCGGCGACCTGGTGGACGAGGTCCGAGCAGGCGGGTTGCCAGCAGGCTTCACCATCGACGGAGAGCCGCGACCGGTGCCGCCGGCCGTCTCCCTCGCGTCGTTCCGGATCGTCCAGGAGTCGCTCACCAACGTCGTTAAGCACGCCGGCGCGGCGCCGACCCGCGTGCATCTGGCCTACCTGCTCGGTGCTGTCGAGGTGTGCGTCGAGAACAACGGCCCGACCGTCCCGGAACCGCAGCCGGGCCACGGGCTCGCGGGGATGCGGGAGCGGGCGGCCTTCGTGGGCGGGAGCCTGGAGGCCGGCCCGGTCCCCGAGGGCGGCTTCCGCGTACGGGCCGTCCTGCCGACGCCGGAGCTGACGGCGTGA
- a CDS encoding alpha/beta hydrolase family protein: MATRVRFSSSTGPLLAGLIDEPAEPVRGWGLFVHGLTLGKDCPAAARICKQLARDGIGMLRYDNLGLADSDGDWGDGSFTQKVADTIEAIRFMAERGTPVDVLVGHSLGGAAALATAGETDVRAVVSIGAPIEPGHAENQYDALVDRVLAEGQAEWLVGGRALTLRRSFVEDMRRADLREAIRSLRRPLLVMHSPTDNTVGIANASEIFRTARHPRSFVSLEGSDHLLTKPGQGQRAGRIISAWADQYLIDD, from the coding sequence ATGGCGACCCGTGTCCGGTTCTCCAGCAGCACCGGTCCGCTCCTGGCGGGGCTCATCGACGAGCCCGCGGAGCCGGTGCGCGGCTGGGGGCTGTTCGTCCACGGGCTGACGCTCGGCAAGGACTGTCCGGCGGCCGCGCGGATCTGCAAGCAGCTCGCACGCGACGGCATCGGGATGCTGCGCTACGACAACCTGGGGCTGGCGGACTCCGACGGAGACTGGGGGGACGGCTCGTTCACCCAGAAGGTCGCCGACACCATCGAGGCCATCCGGTTCATGGCGGAGCGCGGCACGCCCGTCGACGTCCTCGTCGGCCACTCGCTCGGCGGCGCCGCCGCGCTCGCCACCGCCGGCGAGACCGACGTCCGGGCGGTCGTGAGCATCGGCGCGCCGATCGAGCCCGGCCACGCGGAGAACCAGTACGACGCGCTGGTCGACCGGGTGCTCGCCGAGGGGCAGGCCGAGTGGCTGGTCGGCGGGCGGGCGCTGACGCTCCGGCGCTCCTTCGTCGAGGACATGCGCCGGGCCGATCTCCGGGAGGCCATCCGCTCCCTCCGCCGCCCGCTGCTGGTGATGCACTCGCCGACCGACAACACGGTGGGGATCGCCAACGCGAGCGAGATCTTCCGCACCGCTCGCCACCCGCGCAGCTTCGTGTCGCTGGAGGGCTCCGACCACCTGCTGACCAAGCCCGGCCAGGGCCAGCGGGCCGGGCGGATCATCTCGGCGTGGGCGGACCAGTACCTCATCGATGACTAG
- a CDS encoding helix-turn-helix transcriptional regulator — protein MTSRPADEQRLRDLALLRRVKDRMDRDYDQPLDVAALAAGVGMSAGHLSRQFREAYGEPPYSYLMTRRIERAMTLLRRGDLSVTDVCFAVGCSSLGTFSTRFTELVGVSPSVYRSDPERSTEGMIACVAKKVTRPVRNPTVVGRQ, from the coding sequence ATGACCAGCCGACCAGCCGACGAGCAGCGCCTGCGCGACCTCGCCCTGCTCCGCCGCGTCAAGGACCGGATGGACCGCGACTACGACCAGCCCCTCGACGTCGCCGCGCTCGCGGCGGGTGTCGGGATGTCGGCGGGCCACCTCAGCCGCCAGTTCCGGGAGGCGTACGGCGAGCCGCCGTACTCCTACCTGATGACGCGGCGCATCGAGAGAGCGATGACCCTGCTGCGCCGCGGCGACCTCAGCGTGACCGACGTCTGCTTCGCCGTCGGCTGCTCCTCGCTGGGCACTTTCAGCACCCGGTTCACCGAGCTGGTCGGGGTGTCGCCGAGCGTCTACCGGAGCGACCCCGAGCGGTCGACGGAGGGGATGATCGCCTGCGTGGCGAAGAAGGTGACCCGCCCGGTCAGGAATCCGACCGTGGTCGGACGACAGTGA
- a CDS encoding META domain-containing protein, whose protein sequence is MTPRPIGMRLTLLAATALLAVTLAGCGDEEPTTMADDAPAALSRDDLDGRAFSSVRVDGHQLVGDTRVRLGFSGEEVRAEAGCNHLFGTVAIDGGTLTASNMGGTEMGCPNGLHDQDSWLAAFLSAGPEAVLVDDTLTLSKDGVVIELVELDLPDAPTGDPDEPRSDDDGSVVSSG, encoded by the coding sequence GTGACGCCACGTCCCATCGGCATGAGACTGACGCTTCTGGCCGCGACCGCGCTGCTCGCGGTGACCCTGGCCGGCTGCGGCGACGAGGAGCCCACCACCATGGCTGACGACGCACCCGCGGCACTCTCCCGCGACGACCTCGACGGTCGCGCGTTCTCGTCCGTGCGGGTCGACGGTCACCAGCTGGTCGGCGACACGCGGGTCCGGCTCGGGTTCTCCGGCGAAGAGGTCCGGGCCGAAGCCGGCTGCAACCACCTCTTCGGCACGGTGGCGATCGATGGCGGCACCCTGACCGCCAGCAACATGGGTGGCACCGAGATGGGCTGCCCGAACGGGCTCCACGACCAGGACTCCTGGCTCGCGGCGTTCCTGTCCGCCGGTCCCGAGGCGGTCCTCGTCGACGACACGCTGACCCTCAGCAAGGACGGTGTCGTCATCGAGCTGGTCGAGCTGGACCTGCCCGACGCACCCACTGGCGATCCGGACGAGCCGAGGTCCGACGACGACGGCAGTGTCGTCAGCAGCGGCTAG
- a CDS encoding response regulator transcription factor, which produces MTRLLVADDHAMVRDGLAAILDAEPDLDVVGTAADGAEALAAARRLRPDVVLMDVRMPGVDGIEATRAVVTAGLARVLVLTTFDLDEYVYEAVRAGASGFLLKDAPRERLAEAVRAVARGDMLVDPAVTRRLVERFARPVRREDGRLASLTAREREVLVEIGRGLTNTEIADRLFVGESTVKTHVSSLLRKLGLRDRVQAVILAYECGLVSPGE; this is translated from the coding sequence GTGACTCGCCTGCTGGTGGCCGACGACCACGCGATGGTGCGGGACGGGCTCGCGGCCATCCTCGACGCGGAGCCCGATCTCGACGTGGTCGGGACGGCCGCCGACGGCGCGGAGGCGCTGGCGGCCGCGCGGCGGCTGCGCCCGGACGTCGTGCTGATGGATGTCCGGATGCCGGGGGTGGACGGGATCGAGGCCACCCGTGCGGTCGTGACCGCCGGGCTTGCGCGGGTCCTCGTGCTGACGACGTTCGACCTCGACGAGTACGTCTACGAAGCCGTTCGCGCGGGCGCCTCCGGGTTCCTACTCAAGGACGCGCCCCGGGAACGGCTCGCCGAGGCCGTGCGAGCTGTGGCCCGTGGCGACATGCTGGTGGACCCCGCCGTCACCCGCCGCCTCGTGGAGCGCTTCGCCCGCCCGGTGCGGCGCGAGGACGGACGACTCGCGTCCCTCACGGCACGCGAGCGCGAGGTGCTCGTCGAGATCGGACGCGGGCTTACCAACACCGAGATCGCCGACCGGCTGTTCGTCGGTGAGTCGACGGTCAAGACCCACGTGTCGTCGCTGCTGCGCAAGCTGGGGCTCCGCGACCGGGTCCAAGCCGTGATTCTCGCGTACGAGTGCGGTTTGGTCAGCCCTGGTGAGTAG
- a CDS encoding VOC family protein, with the protein MDLKINASFLPHSSPDESLEFFRDVLGFEVRNDVGYEGMRWITVGPAGQPDTNIVLHPPAATPGLTEDERRMLLELMAKGTYFGVNLATTDVDGTFDTLQGRGAEVIQEPMDQPYGVRDCAFRDPAGNELRIQQAG; encoded by the coding sequence ATGGACCTCAAGATCAATGCCAGCTTCCTCCCGCACTCCAGCCCTGACGAGTCCCTCGAGTTCTTCCGCGACGTGCTCGGCTTCGAGGTGCGCAACGACGTCGGCTACGAAGGGATGCGGTGGATCACCGTCGGTCCCGCCGGCCAGCCGGACACCAACATCGTGCTCCACCCGCCCGCCGCCACGCCGGGGCTGACCGAGGACGAGCGCCGGATGCTGCTCGAGCTGATGGCCAAGGGCACCTACTTCGGTGTCAACCTGGCGACGACGGACGTCGACGGCACCTTCGACACCCTCCAGGGTCGCGGAGCAGAGGTGATCCAGGAGCCGATGGACCAGCCGTACGGCGTGCGCGACTGCGCCTTCCGCGACCCGGCCGGCAACGAGCTCCGGATCCAGCAGGCCGGCTGA
- a CDS encoding glycerophosphodiester phosphodiesterase, translating into MAYLSHGRVLAFAHRGGAYHPEIEGLENTLAAFRHAVELGYTYLETDVHVTKDGALLAFHDHVLDRVTDRMGSIADLTLSEIREARIAGREEIPTFGQLLESFPDAFFNIDIKGPGAAAVLADVIRAHELWDRVLVGSFSPARIREFRRLTDGRVPTAAHVWEILAFRFLPSAPLADRLAGRHFVAFQIPHRRYGLRVVTPGLVRRAHATGKQVHVWTVDDPDEMRLLLDLGVDGLFTDRTDLLKDVLLARGQWQ; encoded by the coding sequence ATGGCGTACCTCTCGCACGGGCGGGTCCTGGCGTTCGCCCACCGGGGTGGGGCCTACCACCCCGAGATCGAGGGGCTCGAGAACACGCTGGCCGCGTTCCGGCACGCGGTGGAGCTCGGTTACACCTACCTCGAGACCGACGTGCACGTCACCAAGGACGGCGCCCTGCTGGCCTTCCACGACCACGTGCTCGACCGCGTGACCGACCGGATGGGCTCGATCGCCGACCTGACGCTCTCCGAGATCCGCGAGGCACGGATCGCCGGCCGTGAGGAGATCCCCACCTTCGGCCAGCTCCTCGAATCATTCCCGGACGCCTTCTTCAACATCGACATCAAGGGCCCGGGCGCGGCGGCGGTGCTGGCGGACGTCATCCGTGCCCACGAGCTCTGGGACCGGGTGCTCGTCGGCTCGTTCTCACCGGCCCGGATCCGTGAGTTCCGCCGGCTCACCGACGGCCGGGTGCCGACCGCGGCGCACGTCTGGGAGATCCTCGCCTTCCGTTTCCTGCCCAGCGCGCCGCTCGCCGACCGGCTCGCGGGGCGCCACTTCGTCGCGTTCCAGATACCCCACCGGCGGTACGGATTGCGCGTCGTCACCCCCGGCCTGGTCCGCCGCGCGCACGCCACCGGCAAGCAGGTGCACGTCTGGACCGTCGACGACCCCGACGAGATGCGGCTGCTGCTCGACCTCGGGGTCGACGGCCTCTTCACGGACCGCACGGACCTGCTCAAGGATGTGCTGCTGGCCAGAGGTCAGTGGCAGTAG
- a CDS encoding DinB family protein encodes MADYQDLSGSRFERVDLRGSTFTDAYLNDVRIRDAILSGMRVNEAILDDVEINAEIRNVRINGVDVAPLVEAELDRRYPQRQKMRPTTAAGFAEAWEILGRLWGGTVDRARALPPEKLHERVDGEWSFIETLRHLSFASAAWVGRGILGDLTPWHPLDLPWDGMPDKPGIPRDREVRPDLETVLALRAERRAMVASVIDGLTVERLSSSITPPPGDSWPPSEELPLAEPLLVVLNEEWQHRLYAERDLDVLIQRIG; translated from the coding sequence ATGGCGGACTACCAGGACCTCAGCGGCTCGCGGTTCGAGCGTGTCGACTTGCGCGGTTCCACGTTCACCGACGCCTATCTCAACGACGTCCGGATCCGTGACGCGATCCTGAGCGGCATGCGGGTCAACGAAGCGATCCTCGACGACGTCGAGATCAACGCGGAGATCCGCAACGTGCGGATCAACGGCGTCGATGTCGCGCCCCTGGTGGAGGCCGAGCTCGACCGGCGCTACCCGCAACGCCAGAAGATGCGGCCGACCACGGCAGCCGGCTTCGCCGAGGCGTGGGAGATCCTGGGGCGGCTCTGGGGCGGCACCGTCGACCGTGCCCGCGCGCTGCCGCCGGAGAAGCTGCACGAGCGCGTCGACGGGGAGTGGTCGTTCATCGAGACGCTGCGCCACCTGTCGTTCGCGAGCGCCGCCTGGGTGGGTCGGGGGATCCTCGGCGACCTCACTCCCTGGCACCCGCTCGACCTGCCCTGGGACGGGATGCCCGACAAGCCGGGCATCCCGCGGGACCGGGAGGTGCGGCCCGACCTCGAGACCGTGCTCGCCCTGCGCGCCGAGCGACGGGCGATGGTCGCCAGCGTGATCGATGGTCTGACCGTCGAGAGGCTCTCGTCGTCGATCACACCCCCGCCCGGTGACAGCTGGCCGCCCTCGGAGGAGCTCCCGCTCGCGGAGCCACTCCTCGTCGTCCTCAACGAGGAGTGGCAGCACCGGCTCTATGCGGAGCGTGACCTCGACGTGCTGATCCAGCGGATCGGTTAG
- a CDS encoding helix-turn-helix domain-containing protein, whose translation MTVSPDVESESGHGTDYKGRIGNLIRDARKHRGLTQTQLAERLATSQSAINRIEKGHQNLSLEMLARIGSALDSEIVALGAGPTHLRVKGPTTLSGTIDVKTSKNAGVALLCASLLNRGRTTLRKVARIEEVNRLLEVLGSLGVQTRWINEENDLEIIPPKELDLSRIDEVAARRTRSVLMFLGPLLHRAETFELPYAGGCNLGNRTVEPHMSALRPFGLEVKATDGWYHGQVNRAIVPGRPIVLTERGDTVTENALMAAALHPGTTVIRNASSNYMVQDLCFYLQALGVGVEGIGTTTLTITGQSVIDVDVDYAPSEDPIEAMSLLAAAIVTQSEITVRRAPIEFLEIELAVLEEMGFRYELSEEYLAANGHTRLVDIRTLPSELVAPRDKIHPMPFPGLNIDNLPFFAVIAAVAEGQTYIHDWVYDNRAIYLTDLNKLGGRVTLLDPHRVMIEGPTSWTGAELMCPPALRPAVVVLLAMLASKGTSVLRGTYVIHRGYEDLAERLSSLGAEIETFRDI comes from the coding sequence ATGACAGTCTCCCCTGATGTCGAGAGCGAATCCGGCCACGGCACCGACTACAAGGGCCGGATCGGCAACCTGATCCGCGACGCGCGCAAGCATCGCGGGCTCACGCAGACCCAGCTCGCCGAACGCCTCGCCACCAGCCAGAGCGCGATCAACCGGATCGAGAAGGGCCACCAGAACCTCTCCCTCGAGATGCTGGCCCGGATCGGCTCGGCCCTCGACTCCGAGATCGTCGCCCTCGGTGCCGGCCCGACCCACCTGCGCGTCAAGGGCCCGACCACCCTGTCCGGCACCATCGACGTCAAGACCTCCAAGAACGCCGGCGTCGCACTGCTGTGCGCGTCCCTCCTCAACCGGGGCCGCACCACGCTCCGCAAGGTCGCCCGGATCGAGGAGGTCAACCGCCTGCTCGAGGTTCTCGGCAGCCTCGGGGTCCAGACCCGATGGATCAACGAGGAGAACGACCTCGAGATCATCCCGCCCAAGGAGCTCGACCTCAGCCGGATCGACGAGGTGGCCGCGCGCCGGACCCGCTCCGTGCTGATGTTCCTCGGCCCGCTCCTCCACCGGGCGGAGACCTTCGAGCTCCCCTACGCAGGCGGCTGCAACCTCGGCAATCGCACGGTCGAGCCGCACATGTCCGCCCTGCGGCCGTTCGGGCTCGAGGTCAAGGCCACCGACGGCTGGTACCACGGCCAGGTCAACCGGGCTATCGTCCCCGGCCGGCCGATCGTGCTCACGGAGCGCGGTGACACCGTGACCGAGAACGCGCTGATGGCGGCTGCGCTGCATCCCGGCACCACCGTCATCCGCAACGCCTCGTCCAACTACATGGTCCAGGACCTCTGCTTCTACCTGCAGGCGCTGGGCGTCGGGGTCGAGGGCATCGGTACGACGACGCTCACCATCACCGGACAGTCGGTCATCGACGTCGACGTCGACTACGCGCCGAGCGAGGACCCGATCGAAGCGATGTCGCTGCTCGCCGCGGCGATCGTCACCCAGTCCGAGATCACGGTGCGGCGCGCGCCGATCGAGTTCCTCGAGATCGAGCTGGCCGTCCTCGAGGAGATGGGCTTCCGCTACGAGCTCTCCGAGGAGTACCTCGCCGCCAACGGTCACACCCGCCTCGTCGACATCCGCACGCTGCCGTCCGAGCTGGTCGCCCCGCGCGACAAGATCCACCCGATGCCGTTCCCCGGCCTCAACATCGACAACCTGCCGTTCTTCGCGGTCATCGCGGCGGTCGCGGAAGGCCAGACCTACATCCACGACTGGGTCTACGACAACCGCGCGATCTACCTGACCGACCTCAACAAGCTCGGCGGCCGGGTGACCCTGCTCGACCCGCACCGGGTCATGATCGAGGGCCCGACGTCGTGGACCGGAGCCGAGCTGATGTGCCCGCCGGCGTTGCGTCCGGCCGTGGTCGTGCTGCTCGCGATGCTGGCCAGCAAGGGCACGTCGGTCCTGCGGGGCACCTACGTGATCCACCGCGGCTACGAGGATCTCGCCGAGCGGCTCAGCTCGCTCGGCGCCGAGATCGAAACGTTCCGGGACATCTGA
- a CDS encoding zinc-dependent alcohol dehydrogenase family protein, with translation MRATTIHGTRDVRVEDVPDPAIRRPTDAIVKIAAGCVCGSDLWPYRGENPIQAGSTIGHECIGVVEEVGAEVSDFRPGDFVIVPFCTCDNSCPHCLAGVQSACVNLGMTASGQGEYALVGQADGSLVATDGVPDPELFASLLALSDVMPTGWHAAVSAGVTAGGSVVVVGDGAVGLCGVLAASVMGAETIIAMSRHESRQQLASAFGATHIVAERGREGAKAVKEITGGVGADAVLECVGTDDSMGAAFAVARPGAMVGFVGVPHGVELPVRKMFQKNVGLRGGIAPVRRYLPDLLDLVVAGRIDPGRVFDLTLPLEEAPEAYRAMDERRAIKVLLQP, from the coding sequence ATGCGCGCCACGACGATCCACGGGACCCGCGACGTCCGCGTCGAGGACGTGCCGGATCCCGCGATCAGACGACCCACCGACGCCATCGTCAAGATCGCCGCCGGATGCGTCTGCGGGTCCGACCTCTGGCCCTACCGCGGGGAGAACCCGATCCAGGCCGGCTCGACGATCGGGCACGAGTGCATCGGCGTCGTGGAGGAGGTCGGTGCCGAGGTCAGCGACTTCCGGCCCGGTGACTTCGTGATCGTGCCGTTCTGCACCTGTGACAACTCCTGTCCACACTGCCTGGCCGGCGTGCAGTCCGCGTGCGTCAACCTCGGCATGACGGCGAGCGGTCAGGGCGAGTACGCCCTGGTAGGGCAGGCAGACGGCAGCCTGGTCGCCACCGACGGTGTGCCCGATCCGGAGCTGTTCGCGTCGCTGCTTGCCCTGTCCGACGTGATGCCGACGGGCTGGCACGCAGCGGTGTCGGCGGGCGTCACCGCCGGCGGCTCGGTCGTCGTGGTCGGCGACGGTGCGGTCGGACTGTGCGGCGTGCTCGCCGCATCGGTGATGGGCGCCGAGACGATCATCGCCATGTCCCGCCACGAGAGCCGGCAGCAGCTGGCCAGCGCGTTCGGCGCGACCCACATCGTCGCCGAACGCGGCCGTGAGGGCGCCAAGGCAGTCAAGGAGATCACCGGGGGAGTGGGGGCGGACGCGGTCCTCGAGTGCGTCGGCACCGACGACTCGATGGGGGCGGCGTTCGCCGTCGCCCGCCCCGGCGCGATGGTCGGCTTCGTCGGCGTGCCGCACGGCGTGGAGCTGCCGGTCCGCAAGATGTTCCAGAAGAACGTCGGGCTGCGCGGCGGCATCGCGCCGGTGCGGCGTTACCTCCCGGACCTGCTCGACCTGGTGGTTGCTGGCCGGATCGACCCCGGTCGGGTCTTCGACCTGACCCTCCCGCTCGAGGAGGCGCCGGAGGCATACCGGGCGATGGACGAGCGGCGCGCGATCAAGGTGCTGCTCCAGCCGTAG
- a CDS encoding SDR family oxidoreductase translates to MTDLDGRTFLVTGANSGIGKETARGLAGRGARVVLAGRSEEKTRAAMKEIADDTGNTDLDFVPLDLGDLASVRTAAETVLAGGEPLHVLVNNAGLAGSRGMTKSGFELAFGTNHVGTFYLTELLRDHIVASGPGRIVNVASTGHYRPKGIDWDAVRRPTVTRTAFDEYCVSKLANVLHAQELGRRLEGTGVTTYSLHPGTIASDVWREVPFGLRQAMKLFMKSTEQGARTSLYCATSPDVAEHTGRYYDGEREKAPSKVATPELAAELWERSEAWISAEVL, encoded by the coding sequence ATGACGGACCTCGACGGACGCACCTTCCTGGTGACAGGAGCCAATTCCGGCATCGGCAAGGAGACCGCTCGTGGCCTGGCCGGCCGCGGCGCCCGCGTGGTGCTGGCCGGCCGCTCGGAGGAGAAGACACGCGCCGCGATGAAGGAGATCGCCGACGACACCGGCAACACCGATCTCGACTTCGTCCCGCTCGACCTGGGTGACCTGGCGTCGGTGCGGACCGCGGCCGAGACCGTCCTCGCCGGCGGCGAGCCGTTGCACGTCCTGGTCAACAACGCCGGCCTGGCGGGGTCACGGGGCATGACCAAGAGCGGGTTCGAGCTGGCCTTCGGCACCAACCACGTCGGGACCTTCTACCTCACCGAGCTGCTGCGCGACCACATCGTCGCCAGCGGGCCCGGCCGGATCGTGAACGTCGCCAGCACCGGCCACTACCGACCGAAGGGCATCGACTGGGACGCCGTCCGCCGACCGACGGTCACGCGCACGGCGTTCGACGAGTACTGCGTGTCGAAGCTGGCCAACGTGCTGCACGCGCAGGAGCTCGGCCGGCGGCTCGAGGGGACGGGCGTGACGACGTACTCCCTCCACCCGGGCACGATCGCGTCGGACGTGTGGCGCGAGGTGCCGTTCGGGCTCCGCCAGGCGATGAAGCTGTTCATGAAGTCGACCGAGCAGGGCGCTCGCACGTCGCTGTACTGCGCGACGTCGCCCGACGTCGCCGAGCACACCGGGCGCTACTACGACGGCGAGCGCGAGAAGGCGCCGTCGAAGGTGGCCACCCCGGAGCTGGCAGCCGAGCTGTGGGAGCGCAGCGAGGCGTGGATCAGCGCCGAGGTGCTCTGA
- a CDS encoding alpha/beta fold hydrolase, which yields MTTPPIVLVPGFWLGAWAWDEVAAQLRNQGHDVHPVTLPGLDSPSTDRSSITFADHVDAICDAVAAAGPPVVLAVHSGAGMPGYAVTDKIPDQIAAMVYVDTAPGKGSINPELEGVELPLPPTWEELGENLDGISEEQLARFRERAVPEPAAALREEWTFANDDRRAVPSTIICTAFTSEQNQQGAEEGHSFLAGLGELTDVTWVDLPTSHWPMWSRPDDLATILGDVAKGVGT from the coding sequence ATGACGACACCACCGATCGTGCTGGTCCCCGGTTTCTGGCTCGGCGCCTGGGCGTGGGATGAGGTCGCCGCGCAGCTCCGCAACCAAGGACACGACGTCCATCCCGTCACGCTGCCCGGTCTCGACTCCCCCTCGACCGACCGCTCGTCGATCACCTTCGCCGACCATGTCGACGCCATCTGCGACGCGGTGGCCGCGGCCGGCCCGCCCGTCGTGCTGGCCGTCCACAGCGGCGCGGGGATGCCGGGCTACGCCGTCACCGACAAGATCCCTGACCAGATCGCAGCGATGGTCTATGTCGACACGGCGCCCGGCAAGGGGTCGATCAACCCGGAGCTCGAGGGTGTCGAGCTGCCCCTCCCCCCGACCTGGGAGGAGCTCGGAGAGAACCTCGACGGGATCTCCGAGGAGCAGCTCGCGCGGTTCCGCGAACGGGCGGTGCCCGAGCCGGCGGCGGCGCTGCGGGAGGAGTGGACCTTCGCCAACGACGACCGACGTGCGGTGCCGAGCACGATCATCTGCACCGCCTTCACCTCCGAGCAGAACCAGCAGGGCGCCGAGGAGGGCCACAGCTTCCTCGCCGGGCTCGGCGAGCTGACCGACGTCACCTGGGTGGACCTCCCGACCAGCCACTGGCCGATGTGGTCGCGCCCGGACGACCTGGCCACGATCCTCGGCGACGTTGCGAAGGGTGTGGGAACCTGA